In the genome of Doryrhamphus excisus isolate RoL2022-K1 chromosome 11, RoL_Dexc_1.0, whole genome shotgun sequence, one region contains:
- the usp28 gene encoding ubiquitin carboxyl-terminal hydrolase 28 isoform X3: protein MTPEESENGENATNSSEMLINQLREITGVQDPQILCRALKASRGDIGHAVGLLTTQPAEVRDAGEPQESGTPGVPWEGQKGDRDELQTAIELSLQESHNAQEEERAFHRALEASAEENSARSKRKRCEAQSDMCNPADWIRQDDWPVGIRNVGNTCWFSAVIQSLFHLPVFRRLVLNYHLSEQILDKCKSHADKRNIAFMQELRCLFALMVGSTRRFVDPSAAVELLRDAFRTSEAQQDVSEFSHKLLDWLEDAFQLAANGDSPTDKLQNPMVQLFYGTFVTERKQEGKILCNIEQFGQYPLQVNGFNNLDECLEGAMVEREIESLHTDHNAPCGRERWFKKLPPVLTFELSRFEFNTQLGRPEKIHKKLEFPQIIYMDRYLHKNLQSTHERRGEVKKLKEQLATLQQKLECYKNYGSGPSKYPLADMLQFVLEFASTKPASVSPAEDTRPPSSSPTPPSHPLSENISQDSSDPADEEQGLISSCQRTPIYKPFTQCRHPADCPPHPAPHSITDEELYFVKTCLQRWRMEVENDINELKANIDRLSQTLEGMYSDNSLCQVPYKLHAVLVHEGQASAGHYWAYIYDHINQRWMKYNDISITESSWEELERDSFGGMTNASAYCLMYIDNRLPHLITDDTDDETGQVLHGMDSLPPILRRYVHQDNRWFQQELSEWEEQLCQAAAPQGESSLSPAEPPKASIDDTQHSAPVEPAPQSGPQTDEPAQGAALEPQPEVQRDEEPAGPTEEAEVTTPPQTSDCHADESEFTDSDTHTPSQRSTTTTATEMESHRQTPGPEVELSSSQPPCNLLLKKEDREEKEEEESQHDPEPSSEEPTQYEADRKDEEPQEEQVPARRRQAENEVSEVEIPNVGRIMVRADADGYNEEMMLTPAMQGIILAIAKARQTFDTEGPEAGLIKAFHEEYSRLYELAQEETTPREDARLQHALVYFFQNKAPKRIIERTLLEQFTDRNLSFDERAISIMREARAKLRLIKPEDMDMDEYMQWHDDYRMFRTVFVYLLTGLEHYQHGKMREALTYLAHAYDANATLLRSGEKRGVETSLIALYRRKCLITLNESATRLFASGEENKVEEGVAIMDEVVIPCLHLMSRESQLSQEDRDTMESIRSQWCCCLGQDMDDSLQMKLGEFLPRVLDCSAETVVLKDPPKVHVNQAHDLCSRLAAVMESIHNTSVVIVK from the exons ATGACACCCGAAGAGAGCGAAAATGGAGAAAACGCAACGAATTCG AGTGAGATGCTGATCAACCAGCTAAGGGAGATCACCGGTGTCCAGGATCCACAGATTCTCTGTAGAGCGTTAAAG GCCAGTCGGGGTGACATTGGACATGCTGTCGGGCTACTGACCACCCAGCCAGCAGAAGTTCGGGATGCCGGAGAACCACAAGAGTCTGGGACGCCTGGTGTTCCCTGGGAGGGACAGAAAG GAGATCGCGACGAACTGCAGACCGCCATAGAGCTCAGCCTGCAGGAGTCCCACAACGCTCAAGAAGAGGAGAGAGCGTTCCATCG GGCTCTGGAGGCCAGTGCCGAGGAGAACTCTGCGAGAAGCAAGAGGAAGAGATGTGAGGCCCAGAGCGACATGTGCAACCCCGCAGACTGGATCCGCCAGGACGACTGGCCCGTCGGCATTCGCAACGTGGGAAACACCTGCTGGTTCAGCGCCGTCATCCAG TCGCTGTTCCACCTGCCTGTGTTCAGAAGGCTGGTTCTCAACTACCATCTGTCTGAGCAAATCCTGGACAAGTGTAAAAGCCACGCG GACAAGAGGAACATTGCCTTCATGCAGGAGCTGCGGTGTCTCTTCGCCCTCATGGTGGGCTCCACTCGCAGGTTTGTCGACCCCTCCGCTGCTGTAGAGCTGCTGCGAGATGCTTTCAGGACCAGTGAGGCCCAGCAG GATGTAAGCGAGTTCTCCCACAAGTTGCTTGACTGGCTAGAGGATGCCTTTCAGCTTGCCGCCAATGGAGA CAGCCCAACAGATAAGCTGCAAAACCCAATGGTGCAACTTTTCTATGGCACATTTGTAACTGAGAGGAAGCAAGAGG GTAAAATCCTCTGCAACATTGAGCAGTTTGGCCAGTACCCCCTGCAAGTAAATGGCTTCAACAACCTGGATGAGTGCCTGGAAGGCGCCATGGTGGAGAGGGAGATTGAGTCGCTCCACACCGATCATAACGCTCCATGTGGTCGAGAG AGATGGTTCAAGAAGTTGCCGCCTGTTTTGACGTTTGAACTGTCCAGGTTTGAGTTCAACACTCAGCTGGGCCGCCCGGAGAAGATACACAAGAAACTGGAGTTTCCACAAATCATCTACATGGACAG ATACCTTCATAAAAACTTACAGTCCACACATGAGAGGAGAGGTGAAGTGAAAAAGCTGAAGGAGCAGCTTGCAACCCTCCAACAGAAACTTGAATG CTACAAGAATTACGGCTCGGGACCCAGCAAGTATCCTCTGGCCGACATGCTTCAGTTTGTGTTGGAGTTTGCATCCACTAAGCCCGCCAGTGTTTCCCCAGCTGAAGACACCAGACCACCTTCTTCTTCGCCCACTCCTCCCAGCCACCCCCTCAGTGAGAACATCAGCCAAGACAGCAG TGACCCTGCAGATGAGGAGCAAGGCCTCATTTCCAGCTGCCAACGCACCCCCATATACAAGCCCTTCACCCAGTGCAGACACCCTGCTGACTGCCCACCCCATCCTGCCCCCCACAGCATTACAGACGAGGAGCTGTACTTTGTTAAGACCTGCCTACAGCGTTGGAGGATGGAGGTGGAGAACGACATCAATG AACTAAAAGCCAACATTGACAGGCTCAGTCAGACGCTGGAGGGCATGTACTCAGACAACAGCCTCTGCCAG GTACCCTACAAACTGCACGCAGTACTTGTGCATGAGGGCCAGGCCTCAGCAGGCCACTATTGGGCATACATTTATGACCACATCAACCAGCGCTGGATGAAGTACAACGACATCAGTATCACAGAGTCCTCGTGGGAAGAGCTGGAGCGAGACTCTTTCGGGGGGATGACCAACGCCAGTGCCTACTGCCTCATGTACATCGACAACAGGCTACCCCACCTCATCACTG ACGACACAGATGATGAGACAGGCCAGGTTCTGCATGGCATGGACTCGCTGCCGCCCATCCTGAGACGCTATGTGCACCAAGACAACCGCTGGTTCCAGCAGGAGCTCAGCGAGTGGGAGGAGCAGCTGTGTCAGGCGGCGGCGCCCCAAGGGGAGTCCTCGCTAAGTCCTGCCGAGCCCCCCAAAGCCAGCATAGATGACACACAGCATTCTGCACCCGTCGAGCCAGCACCACAGTCAGGACCTCAGACTGATGAGCCTGCTCAGGGGGCTGCTTTGGAACCACAACCAGAGGTTCAGAGGGATGAGGAGCCGGCAGGACCAACAGAAG AAGCAGAGGTCACGACACCACCACAGACGTCTGACTGCCATGCAGATGAGAGCGAGTTCACagacagtgacacacacacgcccAGCCAGcgttccaccaccaccacggctACTGAGATGGAGTCTCACAGACAG ACTCCTGGCCCTGAAGTGGAGCTCAGTAGCAGTCAGCCACCTTGCAACCTCTTGCTAAAGAAAGAGGACAGagaggagaaagaagaagaagaatctcAACATGACCCGGAGCCCTCCTCTGAGGAGCCTACTCAGTATGAAGCAGATCGGAAGGACGAGGAGCCACAGGAGGAGCAGGTCCCTGCAAGACGGCGACAGGCAGAGAATGAGGTCTCTGAGGTGGAGATCCCCAATGTGGGAAGAATCATGGTGAGGGCTGATGCAGATGGATACAATGAAGAG ATGATGCTGACTCCAGCTATGCAGGGCATCATCCTGGCCATTGCAAAGGCCAGACAAACATTCGACACAGAAGGTCCCGAGGCTGGACTCATTAAG GCCTTCCACGAAGAGTACTCCCGCTTGTACGAGCTTGCGCAGGAGGAGACAACACCGCGGGAGGATGCTCGTCTGCAGCACGCTCTGGTTTACTTCTTTCAGAACAAGGCGCCCAAGCGCATCATAGAGAGGACGCTGCTGGAGCAGTTCACTGACCGCAACCTCAGCTTTGATGAAAG AGCCATCAGCATCATGAGGGAAGCCCGAGCCAAGCTTCGCCTCATCAAGCCAGAGGACATGGATATGGATGAGTACATG CAGTGGCATGATGACTACAGAATGTTCCGGACCGTGTTTGTCTACCTGCTAACCGGACTGGAGCACTACCAGCACGGGAA GATGCGGGAGGCTCTGACCTACCTGGCTCACGCGTACGACGCCAACGCCACTCTGCTCAGGAGCGGAGAGAAACGTGGCGTGGAAACGTCACTTATTGCACTTTACAGGAGGAAATGCCTCATC ACTCTGAACGAAAGCGCGACACGCCTCTTTGCCAGTGGGGAGGAGAACAAGGTGGAGGAGGGCGTGGCCATCATGGACGAGGTGGTCATTCCCTGCCTGCATCTCATGAGCCGTGAGTCGCAGCTATCGCAGGAGGACCGTGACACGATGGAAAGCATCCGCAGCCAGTGGTGCTGCTGTCTGGGCCAGGACATGGATG ACTCGCTGCAGATGAAACTGGGTGAGTTTCTGCCAAGGGTTCTGGACTGCTCGGCTGAGACGGTGGTACTTAAAGACCCCCCTAAAGTCCATGTGAACCAGGCCCACGACCTGTGCAGTCGCCTGGCTGCCGTCATGGAGTCTATCCACAACACCTCAGTGGTCATTGTCAAGTAA
- the usp28 gene encoding ubiquitin carboxyl-terminal hydrolase 28 isoform X4, translating into MGWVGISPHQRCSSTKTSQSEMLINQLREITGVQDPQILCRALKASRGDIGHAVGLLTTQPAEVRDAGEPQESGTPGVPWEGQKGDRDELQTAIELSLQESHNAQEEERAFHRALEASAEENSARSKRKRCEAQSDMCNPADWIRQDDWPVGIRNVGNTCWFSAVIQSLFHLPVFRRLVLNYHLSEQILDKCKSHADKRNIAFMQELRCLFALMVGSTRRFVDPSAAVELLRDAFRTSEAQQDVSEFSHKLLDWLEDAFQLAANGDSPTDKLQNPMVQLFYGTFVTERKQEGKILCNIEQFGQYPLQVNGFNNLDECLEGAMVEREIESLHTDHNAPCGRERWFKKLPPVLTFELSRFEFNTQLGRPEKIHKKLEFPQIIYMDRYLHKNLQSTHERRGEVKKLKEQLATLQQKLECYKNYGSGPSKYPLADMLQFVLEFASTKPASVSPAEDTRPPSSSPTPPSHPLSENISQDSSITDEELYFVKTCLQRWRMEVENDINELKANIDRLSQTLEGMYSDNSLCQVPYKLHAVLVHEGQASAGHYWAYIYDHINQRWMKYNDISITESSWEELERDSFGGMTNASAYCLMYIDNRLPHLITDDTDDETGQVLHGMDSLPPILRRYVHQDNRWFQQELSEWEEQLCQAAAPQGESSLSPAEPPKASIDDTQHSAPVEPAPQSGPQTDEPAQGAALEPQPEVQRDEEPAGPTEEAEVTTPPQTSDCHADESEFTDSDTHTPSQRSTTTTATEMESHRQTPGPEVELSSSQPPCNLLLKKEDREEKEEEESQHDPEPSSEEPTQYEADRKDEEPQEEQVPARRRQAENEVSEVEIPNVGRIMVRADADGYNEEMMLTPAMQGIILAIAKARQTFDTEGPEAGLIKAFHEEYSRLYELAQEETTPREDARLQHALVYFFQNKAPKRIIERTLLEQFTDRNLSFDERAISIMREARAKLRLIKPEDMDMDEYMQWHDDYRMFRTVFVYLLTGLEHYQHGKMREALTYLAHAYDANATLLRSGEKRGVETSLIALYRRKCLITLNESATRLFASGEENKVEEGVAIMDEVVIPCLHLMSRESQLSQEDRDTMESIRSQWCCCLGQDMDDSLQMKLGEFLPRVLDCSAETVVLKDPPKVHVNQAHDLCSRLAAVMESIHNTSVVIVK; encoded by the exons AGTGAGATGCTGATCAACCAGCTAAGGGAGATCACCGGTGTCCAGGATCCACAGATTCTCTGTAGAGCGTTAAAG GCCAGTCGGGGTGACATTGGACATGCTGTCGGGCTACTGACCACCCAGCCAGCAGAAGTTCGGGATGCCGGAGAACCACAAGAGTCTGGGACGCCTGGTGTTCCCTGGGAGGGACAGAAAG GAGATCGCGACGAACTGCAGACCGCCATAGAGCTCAGCCTGCAGGAGTCCCACAACGCTCAAGAAGAGGAGAGAGCGTTCCATCG GGCTCTGGAGGCCAGTGCCGAGGAGAACTCTGCGAGAAGCAAGAGGAAGAGATGTGAGGCCCAGAGCGACATGTGCAACCCCGCAGACTGGATCCGCCAGGACGACTGGCCCGTCGGCATTCGCAACGTGGGAAACACCTGCTGGTTCAGCGCCGTCATCCAG TCGCTGTTCCACCTGCCTGTGTTCAGAAGGCTGGTTCTCAACTACCATCTGTCTGAGCAAATCCTGGACAAGTGTAAAAGCCACGCG GACAAGAGGAACATTGCCTTCATGCAGGAGCTGCGGTGTCTCTTCGCCCTCATGGTGGGCTCCACTCGCAGGTTTGTCGACCCCTCCGCTGCTGTAGAGCTGCTGCGAGATGCTTTCAGGACCAGTGAGGCCCAGCAG GATGTAAGCGAGTTCTCCCACAAGTTGCTTGACTGGCTAGAGGATGCCTTTCAGCTTGCCGCCAATGGAGA CAGCCCAACAGATAAGCTGCAAAACCCAATGGTGCAACTTTTCTATGGCACATTTGTAACTGAGAGGAAGCAAGAGG GTAAAATCCTCTGCAACATTGAGCAGTTTGGCCAGTACCCCCTGCAAGTAAATGGCTTCAACAACCTGGATGAGTGCCTGGAAGGCGCCATGGTGGAGAGGGAGATTGAGTCGCTCCACACCGATCATAACGCTCCATGTGGTCGAGAG AGATGGTTCAAGAAGTTGCCGCCTGTTTTGACGTTTGAACTGTCCAGGTTTGAGTTCAACACTCAGCTGGGCCGCCCGGAGAAGATACACAAGAAACTGGAGTTTCCACAAATCATCTACATGGACAG ATACCTTCATAAAAACTTACAGTCCACACATGAGAGGAGAGGTGAAGTGAAAAAGCTGAAGGAGCAGCTTGCAACCCTCCAACAGAAACTTGAATG CTACAAGAATTACGGCTCGGGACCCAGCAAGTATCCTCTGGCCGACATGCTTCAGTTTGTGTTGGAGTTTGCATCCACTAAGCCCGCCAGTGTTTCCCCAGCTGAAGACACCAGACCACCTTCTTCTTCGCCCACTCCTCCCAGCCACCCCCTCAGTGAGAACATCAGCCAAGACAGCAG CATTACAGACGAGGAGCTGTACTTTGTTAAGACCTGCCTACAGCGTTGGAGGATGGAGGTGGAGAACGACATCAATG AACTAAAAGCCAACATTGACAGGCTCAGTCAGACGCTGGAGGGCATGTACTCAGACAACAGCCTCTGCCAG GTACCCTACAAACTGCACGCAGTACTTGTGCATGAGGGCCAGGCCTCAGCAGGCCACTATTGGGCATACATTTATGACCACATCAACCAGCGCTGGATGAAGTACAACGACATCAGTATCACAGAGTCCTCGTGGGAAGAGCTGGAGCGAGACTCTTTCGGGGGGATGACCAACGCCAGTGCCTACTGCCTCATGTACATCGACAACAGGCTACCCCACCTCATCACTG ACGACACAGATGATGAGACAGGCCAGGTTCTGCATGGCATGGACTCGCTGCCGCCCATCCTGAGACGCTATGTGCACCAAGACAACCGCTGGTTCCAGCAGGAGCTCAGCGAGTGGGAGGAGCAGCTGTGTCAGGCGGCGGCGCCCCAAGGGGAGTCCTCGCTAAGTCCTGCCGAGCCCCCCAAAGCCAGCATAGATGACACACAGCATTCTGCACCCGTCGAGCCAGCACCACAGTCAGGACCTCAGACTGATGAGCCTGCTCAGGGGGCTGCTTTGGAACCACAACCAGAGGTTCAGAGGGATGAGGAGCCGGCAGGACCAACAGAAG AAGCAGAGGTCACGACACCACCACAGACGTCTGACTGCCATGCAGATGAGAGCGAGTTCACagacagtgacacacacacgcccAGCCAGcgttccaccaccaccacggctACTGAGATGGAGTCTCACAGACAG ACTCCTGGCCCTGAAGTGGAGCTCAGTAGCAGTCAGCCACCTTGCAACCTCTTGCTAAAGAAAGAGGACAGagaggagaaagaagaagaagaatctcAACATGACCCGGAGCCCTCCTCTGAGGAGCCTACTCAGTATGAAGCAGATCGGAAGGACGAGGAGCCACAGGAGGAGCAGGTCCCTGCAAGACGGCGACAGGCAGAGAATGAGGTCTCTGAGGTGGAGATCCCCAATGTGGGAAGAATCATGGTGAGGGCTGATGCAGATGGATACAATGAAGAG ATGATGCTGACTCCAGCTATGCAGGGCATCATCCTGGCCATTGCAAAGGCCAGACAAACATTCGACACAGAAGGTCCCGAGGCTGGACTCATTAAG GCCTTCCACGAAGAGTACTCCCGCTTGTACGAGCTTGCGCAGGAGGAGACAACACCGCGGGAGGATGCTCGTCTGCAGCACGCTCTGGTTTACTTCTTTCAGAACAAGGCGCCCAAGCGCATCATAGAGAGGACGCTGCTGGAGCAGTTCACTGACCGCAACCTCAGCTTTGATGAAAG AGCCATCAGCATCATGAGGGAAGCCCGAGCCAAGCTTCGCCTCATCAAGCCAGAGGACATGGATATGGATGAGTACATG CAGTGGCATGATGACTACAGAATGTTCCGGACCGTGTTTGTCTACCTGCTAACCGGACTGGAGCACTACCAGCACGGGAA GATGCGGGAGGCTCTGACCTACCTGGCTCACGCGTACGACGCCAACGCCACTCTGCTCAGGAGCGGAGAGAAACGTGGCGTGGAAACGTCACTTATTGCACTTTACAGGAGGAAATGCCTCATC ACTCTGAACGAAAGCGCGACACGCCTCTTTGCCAGTGGGGAGGAGAACAAGGTGGAGGAGGGCGTGGCCATCATGGACGAGGTGGTCATTCCCTGCCTGCATCTCATGAGCCGTGAGTCGCAGCTATCGCAGGAGGACCGTGACACGATGGAAAGCATCCGCAGCCAGTGGTGCTGCTGTCTGGGCCAGGACATGGATG ACTCGCTGCAGATGAAACTGGGTGAGTTTCTGCCAAGGGTTCTGGACTGCTCGGCTGAGACGGTGGTACTTAAAGACCCCCCTAAAGTCCATGTGAACCAGGCCCACGACCTGTGCAGTCGCCTGGCTGCCGTCATGGAGTCTATCCACAACACCTCAGTGGTCATTGTCAAGTAA
- the usp28 gene encoding ubiquitin carboxyl-terminal hydrolase 28 isoform X1, with protein sequence MGWVGISPHQRCSSTKTSQSEMLINQLREITGVQDPQILCRALKASRGDIGHAVGLLTTQPAEVRDAGEPQESGTPGVPWEGQKGDRDELQTAIELSLQESHNAQEEERAFHRALEASAEENSARSKRKRCEAQSDMCNPADWIRQDDWPVGIRNVGNTCWFSAVIQSLFHLPVFRRLVLNYHLSEQILDKCKSHADKRNIAFMQELRCLFALMVGSTRRFVDPSAAVELLRDAFRTSEAQQDVSEFSHKLLDWLEDAFQLAANGDSPTDKLQNPMVQLFYGTFVTERKQEGKILCNIEQFGQYPLQVNGFNNLDECLEGAMVEREIESLHTDHNAPCGRERWFKKLPPVLTFELSRFEFNTQLGRPEKIHKKLEFPQIIYMDRYLHKNLQSTHERRGEVKKLKEQLATLQQKLECYKNYGSGPSKYPLADMLQFVLEFASTKPASVSPAEDTRPPSSSPTPPSHPLSENISQDSSDPADEEQGLISSCQRTPIYKPFTQCRHPADCPPHPAPHSITDEELYFVKTCLQRWRMEVENDINELKANIDRLSQTLEGMYSDNSLCQVPYKLHAVLVHEGQASAGHYWAYIYDHINQRWMKYNDISITESSWEELERDSFGGMTNASAYCLMYIDNRLPHLITDDTDDETGQVLHGMDSLPPILRRYVHQDNRWFQQELSEWEEQLCQAAAPQGESSLSPAEPPKASIDDTQHSAPVEPAPQSGPQTDEPAQGAALEPQPEVQRDEEPAGPTEEAEVTTPPQTSDCHADESEFTDSDTHTPSQRSTTTTATEMESHRQTPGPEVELSSSQPPCNLLLKKEDREEKEEEESQHDPEPSSEEPTQYEADRKDEEPQEEQVPARRRQAENEVSEVEIPNVGRIMVRADADGYNEEMMLTPAMQGIILAIAKARQTFDTEGPEAGLIKAFHEEYSRLYELAQEETTPREDARLQHALVYFFQNKAPKRIIERTLLEQFTDRNLSFDERAISIMREARAKLRLIKPEDMDMDEYMQWHDDYRMFRTVFVYLLTGLEHYQHGKMREALTYLAHAYDANATLLRSGEKRGVETSLIALYRRKCLITLNESATRLFASGEENKVEEGVAIMDEVVIPCLHLMSRESQLSQEDRDTMESIRSQWCCCLGQDMDDSLQMKLGEFLPRVLDCSAETVVLKDPPKVHVNQAHDLCSRLAAVMESIHNTSVVIVK encoded by the exons AGTGAGATGCTGATCAACCAGCTAAGGGAGATCACCGGTGTCCAGGATCCACAGATTCTCTGTAGAGCGTTAAAG GCCAGTCGGGGTGACATTGGACATGCTGTCGGGCTACTGACCACCCAGCCAGCAGAAGTTCGGGATGCCGGAGAACCACAAGAGTCTGGGACGCCTGGTGTTCCCTGGGAGGGACAGAAAG GAGATCGCGACGAACTGCAGACCGCCATAGAGCTCAGCCTGCAGGAGTCCCACAACGCTCAAGAAGAGGAGAGAGCGTTCCATCG GGCTCTGGAGGCCAGTGCCGAGGAGAACTCTGCGAGAAGCAAGAGGAAGAGATGTGAGGCCCAGAGCGACATGTGCAACCCCGCAGACTGGATCCGCCAGGACGACTGGCCCGTCGGCATTCGCAACGTGGGAAACACCTGCTGGTTCAGCGCCGTCATCCAG TCGCTGTTCCACCTGCCTGTGTTCAGAAGGCTGGTTCTCAACTACCATCTGTCTGAGCAAATCCTGGACAAGTGTAAAAGCCACGCG GACAAGAGGAACATTGCCTTCATGCAGGAGCTGCGGTGTCTCTTCGCCCTCATGGTGGGCTCCACTCGCAGGTTTGTCGACCCCTCCGCTGCTGTAGAGCTGCTGCGAGATGCTTTCAGGACCAGTGAGGCCCAGCAG GATGTAAGCGAGTTCTCCCACAAGTTGCTTGACTGGCTAGAGGATGCCTTTCAGCTTGCCGCCAATGGAGA CAGCCCAACAGATAAGCTGCAAAACCCAATGGTGCAACTTTTCTATGGCACATTTGTAACTGAGAGGAAGCAAGAGG GTAAAATCCTCTGCAACATTGAGCAGTTTGGCCAGTACCCCCTGCAAGTAAATGGCTTCAACAACCTGGATGAGTGCCTGGAAGGCGCCATGGTGGAGAGGGAGATTGAGTCGCTCCACACCGATCATAACGCTCCATGTGGTCGAGAG AGATGGTTCAAGAAGTTGCCGCCTGTTTTGACGTTTGAACTGTCCAGGTTTGAGTTCAACACTCAGCTGGGCCGCCCGGAGAAGATACACAAGAAACTGGAGTTTCCACAAATCATCTACATGGACAG ATACCTTCATAAAAACTTACAGTCCACACATGAGAGGAGAGGTGAAGTGAAAAAGCTGAAGGAGCAGCTTGCAACCCTCCAACAGAAACTTGAATG CTACAAGAATTACGGCTCGGGACCCAGCAAGTATCCTCTGGCCGACATGCTTCAGTTTGTGTTGGAGTTTGCATCCACTAAGCCCGCCAGTGTTTCCCCAGCTGAAGACACCAGACCACCTTCTTCTTCGCCCACTCCTCCCAGCCACCCCCTCAGTGAGAACATCAGCCAAGACAGCAG TGACCCTGCAGATGAGGAGCAAGGCCTCATTTCCAGCTGCCAACGCACCCCCATATACAAGCCCTTCACCCAGTGCAGACACCCTGCTGACTGCCCACCCCATCCTGCCCCCCACAGCATTACAGACGAGGAGCTGTACTTTGTTAAGACCTGCCTACAGCGTTGGAGGATGGAGGTGGAGAACGACATCAATG AACTAAAAGCCAACATTGACAGGCTCAGTCAGACGCTGGAGGGCATGTACTCAGACAACAGCCTCTGCCAG GTACCCTACAAACTGCACGCAGTACTTGTGCATGAGGGCCAGGCCTCAGCAGGCCACTATTGGGCATACATTTATGACCACATCAACCAGCGCTGGATGAAGTACAACGACATCAGTATCACAGAGTCCTCGTGGGAAGAGCTGGAGCGAGACTCTTTCGGGGGGATGACCAACGCCAGTGCCTACTGCCTCATGTACATCGACAACAGGCTACCCCACCTCATCACTG ACGACACAGATGATGAGACAGGCCAGGTTCTGCATGGCATGGACTCGCTGCCGCCCATCCTGAGACGCTATGTGCACCAAGACAACCGCTGGTTCCAGCAGGAGCTCAGCGAGTGGGAGGAGCAGCTGTGTCAGGCGGCGGCGCCCCAAGGGGAGTCCTCGCTAAGTCCTGCCGAGCCCCCCAAAGCCAGCATAGATGACACACAGCATTCTGCACCCGTCGAGCCAGCACCACAGTCAGGACCTCAGACTGATGAGCCTGCTCAGGGGGCTGCTTTGGAACCACAACCAGAGGTTCAGAGGGATGAGGAGCCGGCAGGACCAACAGAAG AAGCAGAGGTCACGACACCACCACAGACGTCTGACTGCCATGCAGATGAGAGCGAGTTCACagacagtgacacacacacgcccAGCCAGcgttccaccaccaccacggctACTGAGATGGAGTCTCACAGACAG ACTCCTGGCCCTGAAGTGGAGCTCAGTAGCAGTCAGCCACCTTGCAACCTCTTGCTAAAGAAAGAGGACAGagaggagaaagaagaagaagaatctcAACATGACCCGGAGCCCTCCTCTGAGGAGCCTACTCAGTATGAAGCAGATCGGAAGGACGAGGAGCCACAGGAGGAGCAGGTCCCTGCAAGACGGCGACAGGCAGAGAATGAGGTCTCTGAGGTGGAGATCCCCAATGTGGGAAGAATCATGGTGAGGGCTGATGCAGATGGATACAATGAAGAG ATGATGCTGACTCCAGCTATGCAGGGCATCATCCTGGCCATTGCAAAGGCCAGACAAACATTCGACACAGAAGGTCCCGAGGCTGGACTCATTAAG GCCTTCCACGAAGAGTACTCCCGCTTGTACGAGCTTGCGCAGGAGGAGACAACACCGCGGGAGGATGCTCGTCTGCAGCACGCTCTGGTTTACTTCTTTCAGAACAAGGCGCCCAAGCGCATCATAGAGAGGACGCTGCTGGAGCAGTTCACTGACCGCAACCTCAGCTTTGATGAAAG AGCCATCAGCATCATGAGGGAAGCCCGAGCCAAGCTTCGCCTCATCAAGCCAGAGGACATGGATATGGATGAGTACATG CAGTGGCATGATGACTACAGAATGTTCCGGACCGTGTTTGTCTACCTGCTAACCGGACTGGAGCACTACCAGCACGGGAA GATGCGGGAGGCTCTGACCTACCTGGCTCACGCGTACGACGCCAACGCCACTCTGCTCAGGAGCGGAGAGAAACGTGGCGTGGAAACGTCACTTATTGCACTTTACAGGAGGAAATGCCTCATC ACTCTGAACGAAAGCGCGACACGCCTCTTTGCCAGTGGGGAGGAGAACAAGGTGGAGGAGGGCGTGGCCATCATGGACGAGGTGGTCATTCCCTGCCTGCATCTCATGAGCCGTGAGTCGCAGCTATCGCAGGAGGACCGTGACACGATGGAAAGCATCCGCAGCCAGTGGTGCTGCTGTCTGGGCCAGGACATGGATG ACTCGCTGCAGATGAAACTGGGTGAGTTTCTGCCAAGGGTTCTGGACTGCTCGGCTGAGACGGTGGTACTTAAAGACCCCCCTAAAGTCCATGTGAACCAGGCCCACGACCTGTGCAGTCGCCTGGCTGCCGTCATGGAGTCTATCCACAACACCTCAGTGGTCATTGTCAAGTAA